The Aspergillus chevalieri M1 DNA, chromosome 5, nearly complete sequence genome includes a region encoding these proteins:
- the SET9 gene encoding SET domain-containing protein (COG:B;~EggNog:ENOG410PGJB;~InterPro:IPR025783,IPR001214,IPR041938,IPR039977;~go_function: GO:0005515 - protein binding [Evidence IEA];~go_function: GO:0042799 - histone methyltransferase activity (H4-K20 specific) [Evidence IEA];~go_process: GO:0034770 - histone H4-K20 methylation [Evidence IEA]) has protein sequence MPNSKAKPSPSEGRRDRLTLAKLASYDDVATDALVDRAYFWTNTRKNRAKYIPMRGIQDDDIGRLLLHDVIVAKNAPKAEKEILAMTGMKRFMAKLPNDREREWFRRHLRKYIQMYLPDSPFEVMTTNRYTITVHEAAICARKFIKKGQEVKYLSGTLVPMTAEEERDLDLTRRDFSIVMSSRRKSPSFFLGPARFANHDCNANGRLVTRGTEGMQVMATRDIHVGEEITVSYGEDYFGVDNCECLCMSCERALRNGWAPQVDTDAQSQASIPPLHDDDGSTDGLLSPKKRKDAPDTDSDKSGVSTSRKRAKFNRPCSKLRSEVCLSEATDSIETAMNEVPSEPLVNGIYPEVTITKCEETSDVTGNTNLNPATEAGAHSSSTTDCDSPTSLAADDFHRSSASTAATSVCEVPVHVKTEEDTTTPKAGATLEITADNIERHLLNGVKDEPSESSTSLEPETEEKQDEPAPEQRKKRKYTKRKWIIPSVEAVSRARTPGDYTKTHLLLAQPYDRWVDCHTCNAWFVQKDSYQTRRECPRCERHSMLYGFRWPKTDREGNSDDEERVMDHRTIHRFLYREEEAQISRKDRGVSSGITPTPELSDAKAETEEGSDVSDEKRNTRASRRSTRGLRITM, from the exons ATGCCAAATTCTAAAGCAAAACCCAGTCCTTCGGAGGGCCGTCGCGACCGTCTGACGCTTGCGAAACTGGCTAGTTATGATGATGTCGCAACAGATGCGCTGGTTGACCGG GCCTATTTCTGGACCAACACCCGAAAGAACCGAGCCAAGTACATTCCCATGCGGGGCATCCAAGACGACGACATCGGCCGTCTCCTCCTCCACGATGTGATTGTCGCCAAGAACgcgcccaaggctgagaaggAAATACTGGCGATGACGGGAATGAAGAGGTTTATGGCGAAGCTACCGAACGATCGCGAGCGAGAATGGTTCCGTCGACACCTGCGCAAATACATCCAGATGTACCTCCCGGACTCCCCATTCGAGGTTATGACGACGAATCGCTACACAATTACGGTGCACGAAGCCGCGATCTGCGCCCGGAAGTTCATCAAGAAGGGTCAGGAGGTGAAGTACCTCAGTGGGACGCTGGTGCCGATGACCGCGGAAGAAGAACGGGACTTGGATTTGACGCGCAGGGATTTCAGTATTGTGATGTCGAGTAGGAGAAAGAGTCCGTCATTTTTTCTGGGACCGGCGCGCTTCGCGAACCATGACTGCAACGCTAATGGGCGGTTGGTGACCCGCGGGACAGAAGGAATGCAGGTCATGGCTACGCGAGACATTCATGTTGGGGAGGAGATTACGGTTTCGTATGGAGAAGACTATTTTGGTGTGGATAATTGCGAGTGTCTCTGTATGTCGTGTGAACGGGCTCTTCGGAATGGATGGGCTCCGCAAGTGGACACGGATGCGCAAAGCCAAGCCTCAATCCCGCCATTGCACGACGATGACGGTTCAACTGATGGCTTGCTTTCACCAAAAAAGCGCAAAGATGCACCAGACACTGATTCAGATAAATCTGGTGTTTCCACGTCTCGAAAACGAGCCAAGTTCAACCGGCCATGTTCCAAGCTGAGGTCTGAAGTATGTCTCTCCGAAGCTACAGATTCAATTGAGACTGCTATGAACGAGGTGCCTAGTGAACCATTGGTCAATGGAATATACCCCGAAGTTACGATTACCAAGTGTGAAGAAACCAGCGATGTTACTGGGAACACCAACCTCAACCCGGCCACGGAAGCAGGCGCACACTCGTCTTCTACTACTGACTGCGATTCTCCAACGTCTCTTGCGGCAGATGATTTTCATCGCTCTTCAGCATCAACAGCGGCAACTTCGGTATGCGAAGTTCCCGTTCATGTAAAAACCGAGGAAGACACAACAACACCAAAAGCAGGAGCGACTCTCGAGATCACTGCGGATAATATCGAACGACACCTGTTGAACGGTGTCAAAGACGAGCCTTCCGAATCATCCACCTCCCTCGAGCCAGAAACCGAAGAAAAGCAAGACGAACCCGCCCCCGAACAGCGCAAAAAGCGAAAATACACTAAAAGAAAATGGATTATCCCATCCGTCGAAGCCGTCTCACGCGCCAGAACCCCAGGCGACTACACAAAAACCCACCTCCTCCTTGCCCAACCTTACGACCGCTGGGTTGACTGCCACACCTGCAACGCCTGGTTTGTGCAAAAAGACTCTTATCAGACCCGTCGTGAATGTCCCCGCTGCGAGCGCCACTCTATGCTGTACGGCTTCCGCTGGCCGAAAACCGACAGAGAAGGTAActcggatgatgaagagCGCGTCATGGATCACCGGACTATTCACCGCTTCCTGTAtagagaggaagaggcgcAGATTTCGCGGAAGGACCGGGGTGTTAGTTCTGGGATTACGCCTACGCCGGAGTTATCAGATGCGAAGGCTGAGACGGAGGAGGGTAGCGATGTGAGTGACGAGAAAAGGAATACGAGAGCGAGTAGGAGGAGTACTCGTGGACTGAGGATCACTATGTGA